The Vitis vinifera cultivar Pinot Noir 40024 chromosome 1, ASM3070453v1 DNA segment CAGAATTACTTGTTTGTTGGGAACCGCCATTAATGGCTCCAACTAAGTGCCTTGTATGTTAATGAAGTCTAGTCAAATTGAAGACCACACTTCACCTGTAGTCATCGTCCATATCTTCTgtccaaagaaaaaaactatATCATGAGAGCATTAAATAATCTGGGGACAAAAATATGCAATTAAATATCATGATTCTTCCTTCTTCTCTCAGAACCCATTTTTTGAAGGACTCATTCCCAGTAAGCATGAACAAACCTAATCAAATCAGATTAGACTCTGTTCCAAACAATTAGAGAGGGCAATGCAATCACCCTGTGAATATACTAGGTGACAGATGGatgtaaatcatattttaaagaGGGGTCGGTCCATTTTTCACCAAAAATTACATGTTTTATATTTGTTTCGCAAACCGAAATTCATTGCAAATCAAATGCCATTTGCTCTGGTAGATTAACCCTGCAACACTGATGCTAAGGATAAGATAAAAATGGCGATGCTGCATAATTTCAAATGCTTTtgcaaacttttttttttttttttttttgaaaaaaagagaaCTTGGTTTATACTCCATTTGGCGAAAAGTTGaaagaataatgaaaaataacccaaaaatcatcatttttttaaaaagtatacgTTTACGGGAAAAAGAGTGAAAAGGAATTTACTTATGCAGTGCTAATTGCTGCCCTAGTCTTCCGAATACTGCCAGCCAAACTTTAATCCGCTCATTGACCTGCAAATCACAAAAGCGAACgacatttttaaaacatatattccacaactaaaaaaataaaaaataaagagagggaggaggaggaggaggaggaggaggatgaaaagagaaaagggaaaagggaaaagggggaaaaaaaaaaaagaaaaaagaaaagggaaaggaacaaaagaagaagtaaaaaaaacagACGGCATGGGAAAGCGTGAGGAATGGGACAGAGGATAACGGCGGTAGGTGCGGCGATGAACATAAGGAGATCAAATACACGTGTTGAACAACAAGGATAACAGGTGAAACGTGGCAGGCGACACGCGAATCGGACAAACAGAAAAAATACAGTGGCTACGGCGGCGAATTGAGGTAAGCCTAACGGCAGTACGAGCAATAACGGAATCGCAATGAGAAGGGAAGGGGCAAAGGAAAGAAATGCTGTGAACAAACTCACCATCACATTTGAATGAATCCAAAACGAAACTGGACTGAAATTCATTAATGGCCACGGATCAAACCAATCCTTCTCATCCATTTACAGTCCCATTACATCATCACATAGCTTCGCACCgatatttttcttgatattgTTCTTCAATTTGTTCGCctattattagtattttttttagttttagttctTGAGTCTTGCTATTGCCAGTGGTTCCCGTTGTGAATGAGGTACACATGGCTAGGGTTTCCATGGACATGGTAACCATAGTGAGGAACCTTTCGGGAGGATTTCTGGAACGGTACCTGCGGCGAGATCTGGTGGTGGCAAAGATCAACGGCCGCCGGCATGGTAAACCGCGAAGCAGAGGCGACAGACAATTGTGAGGAGGAAGCCGATGACGGGGGAGGAGAGATTTTTTTGATGGATTTGGGCGGCGAAAGAAAGGCTCTGATCTTTAGAGACGCGGGTGGTGATGCGACTCGATCGTATTCCTCGATGAGATTGGCGAGATCCTCATCGGAGGTGACAGACACCAAAGCGTCTAGGTCCTCCGTCGGCAACTGACACCTCAGACACACCGATTTCCCACACAACTCTCCCAGCTTCACCAACAGCTCTGTACCATATCATAAATTTCACTCTAAATACCCTCCCAACAATGGAAAACAATCATATCCGAAATACAAATCTTTTCAGAAAACACAAGGAACAcgcttataataataataaaactaacCTGCAAAGGAAATGGACCGGTCAACGGCGAGGACACGGGTTTCGCCGCCGTGGTAACGAAGCTTTCCGTCGGGATAACGAGGAAGAATCTTGCCGCCGTAACTGCAGAGGAACTTGATGGTTTGGTTGGAGGTGACCATGCTTCGCGAGGGTTTGGGTAGAGAAGACATGGGGTCCAGTTTTGGATGAAAAGGAGGGACTCTGAAGGAGAAAGCTATTAGTGAAGATCCTTTCAGGAGCGCCTTCAAGCCTAGGTATGGTTCCCTTCATCCCATATTTATagactttttctttccttgaggGTCGGGGTTGGATTGGGGGTGGGGCTGGACGCGGTAGAAATTAGAGAGAGACCGCCACCTTGCGTCAGTGAGATTCCGATACCCACCATCCACGGTTAATTTGCCACTTGGCCCGaccaaattaaattataaatcttCCCCCTAAATTATTACCTCTTCCCCTCTTCCACTCTTCCCGCTCCACTATTCCGGCTTTTGTGGTTTTATTACGTCCTctcttcctctttctttctttttgtatttgatagtaattttaaaaaaattcctaatatttttaatatttaaaaaattttaccattctaaatattaaaaagattaaaaatattttttataattactattaaatgtattttaatttatttttaaaaaattatttagagaatctgaaaatgatagaataataaaatacataGGAAAAACTAAAACGCATACATCTTAGAGTCTCTATCACCACTTACTGGAAGGAGGCTTGACTGTGACAAAAATGCCCCTCACACCCGCCATCCCTCTCTCCGGCTGATGCTTAACATGACGGCGACTGTTCCAAAGAGATGTCATGTACTCCTACCAGCGTTAGATCGGACCTCAACTTTGGACAacaattccttttattttctagaAGAATGTGCAATTGTTTTAGCCGTCCGTGATACATCAGCGCTTTGCATTTCTCCTTGATCCCATCATTGCTCTGCAGACATATGGTCGTTTTGAAAGATTTTAAACCTTAAAGCAGCTCGGACTAACGTTCAAAAGCTgaaaatttaatgaaatgaatatTGTTGAATTTGTATGGGTTCATACACATAGTAAAATTGTTTCATTATTAGGTTTTTGTAAGATCCAAATCCAAGTTTATATATCTAACCTGTAACCCTGTTAATTTCCaaatgagaaggaaaagaaatattGAAACCGAGGTACCCTTTAAATACAGGGTTTTTGGCTTGCTGCTAACCAGTTTCCCCAGCCCTATACTCCGGAGGGCTGCTTGGGACCATggtcatatcatttttttttttttctgaagaatttgtaattttatgatATGGCAAATCTTCACACGGGACAGAGCCAGAGAGACAGGATGAAAAAAGGATAAACCTCGGACTTAGCATCTACCCGACTGGAAAGAGAGGGAGTAAGGCGTCGAGTTGTGGGAGTGGACTCACAACCAGTGTGCCGGCCCATCATCAGTAACCTCTGAGCATGGAGATCCAGAGAGCAAGGACATTTTGGTccatttggaaattgaatttttaaggTCCGTTGTGGGGGTCTTTGCCACTCATTGTTTGAATCTGACCATTATTTTCGGAGGGGctttgatattttcttcatAACTAAACAAAACTTTCCATTTCATGTGTTTCTATTTTCACTTGTTACTCAAAATGAAGAATCGTTTTTTCAAATGCAACAACGACTTCCtacttcttttctttgttttttccttttttttttgggaaatattTTGTGGGTTGTAACTTCTTCCATCGTCCAAAGAATCTCCGTCCATATAAACTGAATGGGAAAACTCCAGCAGTTGTTTGAGCCATGAAACCATCAAAAAGGGCATTACGTGagaaatttgaatttacaaAGAAAGTGATATTTTCACAACCACGACTCTCCATAACAAGCCCTTTtccagaagcaaaaggaaattATCTCCTAACGGCCTCTTCCATATCCCACCAACTGTAACCTCACCCATCAC contains these protein-coding regions:
- the LOC100242640 gene encoding protein PAL OF QUIRKY isoform X3 translates to MSSLPKPSRSMVTSNQTIKFLCSYGGKILPRYPDGKLRYHGGETRVLAVDRSISFAELLVKLGELCGKSVCLRCQLPTEDLDALVSVTSDEDLANLIEEYDRVASPPASLKIRAFLSPPKSIKKISPPPSSASSSQLSVASASRFTMPAAVDLCHHQISPQVNERIKVWLAVFGRLGQQLALHKYGR
- the LOC100242640 gene encoding protein PAL OF QUIRKY isoform X2 codes for the protein MSSLPKPSRSMVTSNQTIKFLCSYGGKILPRYPDGKLRYHGGETRVLAVDRSISFAELLVKLGELCGKSVCLRCQLPTEDLDALVSVTSDEDLANLIEEYDRVASPPASLKIRAFLSPPKSIKKISPPPSSASSSQLSVASASRFTMPAAVDLCHHQISPQVNERIKVWLAVFGRLGQQLALHKRYGR
- the LOC100242640 gene encoding uncharacterized protein LOC100242640 isoform X1, producing MSSLPKPSRSMVTSNQTIKFLCSYGGKILPRYPDGKLRYHGGETRVLAVDRSISFAELLVKLGELCGKSVCLRCQLPTEDLDALVSVTSDEDLANLIEEYDRVASPPASLKIRAFLSPPKSIKKISPPPSSASSSQLSVASASRFTMPAAVDLCHHQISPQVNERIKVWLAVFGRLGQQLALHKSLWNLQKRPQPSHSQHQIIYSLTVKLFEFSKRTQIIASTDTRSYSKSKAVCLAMDLPGIFGGTNIVITMDEF